Proteins found in one Silene latifolia isolate original U9 population unplaced genomic scaffold, ASM4854445v1 scaffold_20.1, whole genome shotgun sequence genomic segment:
- the LOC141638348 gene encoding WRKY transcription factor 22-like — translation MSELNFERLSDYSWDLQAIVKGHIGMLPSNSSRLQVEDYNTMSTTMNDECYNDDANRGTIAVTYVNNASMAPRRRRSKYKNTLVHQATEDRILSDKWNWRKYGEKIIKGSPFPRSYYRCSNSSGRCMARKQVEQSQSEEGKFVISYINDHNHDYPSRRPSQAGRSSKRFRTSNEVLTTTETVDMATMSLPQIANEKVVGAQWNKDDDRKAGFVGGVGVYEQNRVFEDDFFAGLEYLESIDMDFISCAEYS, via the exons ATGAGTGAACTCAACTTTGAAAGATTAAGTGACTATTCTTGGGATTTACAAGCCATTGTCAAAGGACATATTGGCATGTTACCTTCTAACTCATCACGGCTTCAAGTTGAAGATTATAATACCATGAGTACAACCATGAATGATGAATGTTATAACGACGATGCAAATCGAGGGACGATAGCTGTTACCTACGTTAATAATGCGTCAATGGCACCAAGAAGAAG AAGAAGTAAGTACAAGAACACTCTAGTTCATCAAGCGACCGAGGATCGAATCTTGTCTGACAAATGGAATTGGAGAAAATATGGCGAAAAGATCATTAAGGGTTCACCTTTTCCGAG GAGCTATTATAGATGCAGTAACTCAAGTGGACGGTGTATGGCAAGAAAGCAAGTAGAGCAAAGCCAAAGTGAAGAAGGGAAATTCGTGATCAGCTACATAAACGACCATAATCATGATTATCCTAGTCGACGTCCATCTCAAGCAGGGCGTAGTTCTAAACGATTTCGCACTTCAAATGAAGTCCTTACAACCACCGAGACCGTAGACATGGCAACCATGTCACTGCCACAAATCGCAAACGAGAAAGTGGTTGGAGCTCAATGGAACAAGGATGATGATAGAAAAGCGGGGTTTGTAGGAGGAGTAGGTGTTTATGAACAAAATAGGGTGTTTGAAGATGACTTTTTTGCAGGATTGGAGTACTTGGAGAGTATAGACATGGACTTTATAAGTTGTGCGGAGTATTCATAG